GAAGTATATTTTTGATATCAGTATAAATATAATGTATTAATAGATCAGAGTCGCAGACTGTTCACGTTATCCAAACGTGAAACGCgttaaccctggtagaaatgtcaaCGGTTCAATGGCTTAGCAATGGCTTATTTAACCAATAACGCCAATGAACCGCTTAGAAAACTGCTAAATAACCGCTTACTGTAATAGAAGCTTATGCACAGCTCCTTGCAgttaatttgcttaaattcagTTTACTAGCCATACGTATACAATTGTCAggttaaaacttttattaataaatataaatttacctatatgattgattataattgaaaaaaggttAGGAAATGCAAAGGACATGTAACAATTTttagataatatatttaagttgtaatttaatatttcaatttttaacatataatatagtcctattctactatctgaacaaggtttttatgatacgcatgcactgcacttcatttcacttgaccgtaccaagtcatgaactgttatttcataatgtcatgctgtctgatcaaataaaataaatattgcttgtattagcaaactaaatagtgcaaaatgccttgttcaacaagactaaactaaaaaagaacccATTCAAATATTCATTGTGGTTTCGAGTACATaagataagaatttcacatttttcttggcatcagtgatttttgaccaaaatctcaaatcagtcaattaaagtagtaacacaataaagattattgatgtgcactctttttgaaaatgccaAGAGCTGATTAATAAGTTCAAGCAAtctttattgtattattactttaattgactgatttgagattttggaCAAAAATCACCGATgccaagaaaaatgtgaaattcttatcttatgtactttattttatttgatcagacagcatgacattatgaaataacagttcatgacttggtacggtcaagtgaaatgaagtgcagtgcatgcgtatcatacaaaccttgttcagatagtagaataggactatattatatgttaaaaattgaaatattaataaaattaaattgattcatttaGCTGGTGGTTATCCTAACCTCGTAACCTCAAATTAGCCTCCGGCAGACATCTTGGAAACTTAGCGGTTCCTAAgccacattttttgttaaagttTAGCTTGGCAACCGTTAAAACAGTTAGCTAAGTCTAAAGGTCTTAGCAAATTCGAACCGTTagttttctaccagggaagaTTTATGATTTAAAATTCATTCAGGCGAAATAATGTCTAGACGTCTGGGAGTTCATTTTTTACGCATGACTAACTGTATTTGCAGAGCAATTACAGTGCTTAATTGACAATTGCTCCCAAGTAAATTGATACTGGATAGGCATCATTGGACACCATGATTTTCACGGTTTGATTCTACACACACAGaaagcatttcaaaaaaatagtttCTAGGCATATGCACTCTCTCGATTTCGCTATCATACACATATTGAGTGTCGATTATAACGTCAGTTTATCTGATAAGGATTCTTGCATCAATTTGTCTTGCGCGATTAACTATAAAGATGTTATTGCTCCGAAATAATGTCCGTTATTTCCAATTATGAATGGAAAGAAAAACGCATGAGCCAACGAGTTGCGCTTCGTTATAATGTGATTGAAATTGACGTGATTGAGTGCAATTAATTGCGCGGATTGGATAAATCACATCGATCCTCTGCGGTTTGAAAAATTCGGTTGCGATTACGTCAGTTGATTTGATTCGAGAAAGAGTAAATATTGAACCAATGGTGCATAATTATAATAGTTGCGCAGCGTGTCTGACCAAATCCTGGTTCTTAACTACTGAATCACGCGCGCTTCAGACTTTTCTAGATACTCAAAGCAAAAAGTATCTAAAAACTTACCTCTTTTGTGTTCCAGTAACGATGGTCCTGGTGCAACTGGGTATATCGAGCGGCTGGTCTTCGCCATACCTGGCCCGGCTAACCGCGCCTGACTCGCCTCTACCCCTGACCTTGGACGAAGCCTCTTGGGTGGCCTCACTGCTTAATCTGGGCCGTTTCGCGGGTGCCATAATCGGCGCCATGTCGGTCAACTACCTCGGCAGCAAACGCGCCATGTTCATGACCCTCATACCCATCAGCATGTGCTGGCTCCTCACGATCCTGGCCAAGTCTGCATCCTGGCTCTACGCCGCGAGGTTCTTCGGTGGTATGGGACTCGGCATGACCTACAGCTCGTTCCCGCTCTACCTGGGTGAAGTGGCGTTGCCCGAGATCAGGGGCTCGCTCGTTTCGCTTGCCGCCTGCGGTGGAACTTTCGGCGTTCTGCTGGGAAGCGTGGCTGGGAGCTACTTGGACTTGGAGGTGTCGGCTGGGATTTACCTGGCACCTTGTCTGGCGCTGATGGTTCTGTTTGCTTGGCTCCCGGAGTCGCCCCATCACCTCGTTAAGAGTGAGTGTCGCGTTCGAAACCTATTCCCTTATAACATGTTCGACTTTTGAAGGacgatattttaaaatctattCCTCACCAACAGTCGGCGAGTTCGAAGAGGCCAAGAAATCCGTCGAGTTCTACCGGGCAGGCTGCCAAGTCGAGGAAGAGTTCGACGCCGTGAAGAAGTTCGTGTCGAACGCGAGCACGGAGACCTTCTCGGAAAAGCTCGCCGAGTTCCGACAACCGGCTCTCATACGCGCTACCATCCTCATCATCGTGCTCTGGGCGTTTATGCAGATCTGCGGCTTCAACAGCGTTCTGTTCTACATGGAGATCATTCTGAAGCAGGGACAGTCTCACCTGATCGAAGCCAAGGTCGTCGTCATGTACGTCAGTGCGTCGGCCGTGCTCGCTTCGGTGGTCTCCATAATCATGATTGACCGATGTGGCAGGTAATTGACAGATTTTCCTTTCGTCTTCCAACTTTTACTTCGCTATCGCAACACTAAACAAATATTTGCTTCACAGGCGAATGCTCCTGATAATCTCGAGCTTGGGCGTCACCCTTTCGATGGCGGGTCTCGGCACGCACTTCCACTTGATCGAGTCGGGCTACGACGTGACTGATCTGCAGTGGCTTCCAGTGGCCTCGCTCTTCCTCTTCGACATCTCCTTCTTCGTGGGTCTCATGTGCGTTCCTAGCGCAGTCCTCAGTGAGCTCTTCCCTACCAACGTCAAGTGCATCGCTGCTTGTTTTGCCAGTCTCGCTGGTGCCATCTTTGCCTTCATTGCCACCAAGTCCTACCAACCACTGATCGAGCTCATAGGCCAGAGCAACGTGTTCTTCATGCACGCGGTGTTGACGGTATTGATTGTTCCCTACGCTTTGATCTGCATGCCCGAGACCAAAGGCAAGACGTTGCAGCAGATCCAGGACGATCTAGTCAAGCGATGAGAGGAACGGCAGGACCATTTTGAGATTTCGTTGGCGCTGTGCGTATTCTGAAGAGGAAACAGAGCGTACGAGAAGGTTTTTTTGTATTGCGATGGAGCCTTTAAATACTCTTTGTTTGGTTGATGGAAGGCCAGTCGATTCATAGACTTTATTATTAGAGAGTAGAATTGCATGTGTATGTACAAATATGTGCCAACGTCTCGGCGTAATGGAATACGTTACGACTAGCTAGACCGATTACAGTTCCAAGTTGTTGGATTGCTTTCCATCGACAGCTTGGATCAACgattattatgatttttttttcaaattgacgtattttttattaatcccGTTACGAATGGTTTTCAAGAATTGTTCGATTTCTTGTATAACGGCATTGATAATTTTCAATACGCATTTTCCGCTATGTCGAATAGGAATTTAATGATTGCTTAGAAGCAAGTCGTAGATGTAAAATTCTAGATAAAAAAGGAGAATTATAAGAGACTTTGTTGCGTCAATTTGAAAGGAGTAGTTTTAAGTCTATTTCTATAGTAAGCGATTATGCACATCAAGATGATCATTAGTGCAGAATTCAAGTTATTATCTGAAATTATTTAGTTTCTTATCCACATGTATAAGTATCGTTTCCCTGGTATAGTAGGGATGAACCCGTTGATTAAGtataaatttgtttgtttaaatCTAGTTGACAATTAGGAATGACTGCTGATGTATGGATGCTTGTTTTTAACTTATTTTTATAGTAATTTATACGATGTGACGTGTGACATCTAATATATTCaacgataaaataaaaagctaTTGAACCAACATTTTCCTCCAGTGATTATTAGAAATAATATGATGCACTTGGATACTTAAAAGATCAGCTCAAGAAGCAAGGCAATCGTTTAGTTTAAATGCATACTTTTATTctgtattttaataataaatatctcaGTATCACATAtctcaaaatgaaaaaaatacacactaGACAGTGGGACATTAAAAAATTCGACGTAGTTAAATTTTTGCATAATTTCCTTAGCAATCTCGTTTGTACACATATTATAGAAAGATTCGCCGGTTCTGATGGGGTCGGTGTACAAAGTCAGAGTAGAGGAATGTCGTCGCATTTCCAAGGTACGATCTTAAATCCGCTAAAATGTCAATATGGGACCTTCTCGATGATCTAGAATATCTGGAATAATCGCAAGTGAAAAGTTAGTTTTTGTCTTTACAAAAAGCACACTGATGCGGTTTTCCCAATTTACCTTTGGCTATGCTCCACCATGGC
The sequence above is a segment of the Nasonia vitripennis strain AsymCx chromosome 3, Nvit_psr_1.1, whole genome shotgun sequence genome. Coding sequences within it:
- the LOC100120923 gene encoding facilitated trehalose transporter Tret1 codes for the protein MVQVASKTSSLRKFFPQLVAGFGVTMVLVQLGISSGWSSPYLARLTAPDSPLPLTLDEASWVASLLNLGRFAGAIIGAMSVNYLGSKRAMFMTLIPISMCWLLTILAKSASWLYAARFFGGMGLGMTYSSFPLYLGEVALPEIRGSLVSLAACGGTFGVLLGSVAGSYLDLEVSAGIYLAPCLALMVLFAWLPESPHHLVKIGEFEEAKKSVEFYRAGCQVEEEFDAVKKFVSNASTETFSEKLAEFRQPALIRATILIIVLWAFMQICGFNSVLFYMEIILKQGQSHLIEAKVVVMYVSASAVLASVVSIIMIDRCGRRMLLIISSLGVTLSMAGLGTHFHLIESGYDVTDLQWLPVASLFLFDISFFVGLMCVPSAVLSELFPTNVKCIAACFASLAGAIFAFIATKSYQPLIELIGQSNVFFMHAVLTVLIVPYALICMPETKGKTLQQIQDDLVKR